CCCGCCAGCACCAGGAAAGGCAGCGTGGGCAAGCCGGGCACCAGACCCAGCGCGACCAGGATGCCGGCGGCTGCCCCCAGGGTGCGGGGCTGGCTGAAGAGCTGGCGGGTCAGGTCCTGGCCCATGTTCTGCTCGGAGGCCGCGCGGGTGACGATGAGGCCCGTCGCCGTCGAGACCAGCAGGGCCGGGATCTGGGTGACGAGGCCGTCGCCCACGGTCAGCAGGGTGTAACGCTGCATCGCCTCGCCCATCTCGAGGCCCCGCTGCAACACGCCCACCCCGAGGCCGCCGAGGATGTTGATGAGGGTGATGACGACGCTGGCGATGGCGTCGCCCTTGACGAACTTGCTGGCGCCGTCCATCGCCCCGTAGAAGTCCGCCTCCCGCTCGATGCTCTGGCGGCGGGCCCGGGCCTCCTGCTCGGTGATGAGGCCCGCGTTGAGGTCGGCGTCGATGCTCATCTGCTTGCCGGGCATGGCGTCGAGGGTGAAGCGTGCCGCCACCTCGGCCACGCGCTCGGCGCCCCGGGTGATGACGATGAACTGGATGACCACCAGGATCAGGAAGATGATGAAGCCGACCAGGTAGTTGCCACCCACGACGAAGTGGCCGAAAGCCTCGATGATGCGCCCGGCGTAGCCGCGCAGCAGGATGAGCCGGGTCGACGAGATGTTGAGGGCCAGCCGAAACAGGGTGACCACCAGCAACAGCGACGGGAAGACGGAAAACTGCAGGGGATCGCGGACGTTCATCGTCAGCAGCAGCACCAGCAGCGACACGGTGATGTTGGTGGCCAGCAGCACGTCGAGGAGCATGGGGGGCATGGGGATCACCATCATCATGACGATCCCCACCACCGCCACGAAGACCACCGCGTCGCTGTGGCGCACGGCTCGCGCCATCCCGGCCAGGCCTCGCTGCCCTGCCGCCATCTACGCCATCACGCCTCCTCCACCGGCGCCCGCCAGACGGGCCGACCTGCGGCCCGAGGCCCCAGCTGGCGGAGCCGGTAGACGTATGCCAGCACCTCGGCCACCGCCCGGTAAAGTCGGGGCGGGATGGCCTGCCCCACCGGGACCCCCTCGAAGAGCGCCCAGGCCAGGGGCGGGTTTTCGACCACGGGCACCCCGTGCTGGCGGGCTACCTCGGCGATGCGGCGCGCCAGCCACTCCTGCCCCTTGGCCACCACGACCGGGGCCTCCATGCGCGCCTCCTCGTACTCCAGGGCCACCGCCACGTGGGTGGGGTTGGTGACGACGACCGACGCCCGGGGCACCCGCTGCATCATGCGCTGGGAGAGGAGCTGGCGCATGCGGGAGCGGATCCGGCCCCGCACGTGCGGGTCGCCCTCGGTCTGCTTGAGCTCGTCGAGCAGCTCGTGTCGGCTCATCTTGAGGCTCTGCTCGTACTCCCACCGCTGGTAGGCGTAGTCGAGGCCCCCGATGACCAGGAGCACCAGGCCCATCCGCAGGAGCTGCTGGTAGGCCAGGTCGGCCACGAAGGCGGTGGCGTCGGCTATCCCCATGGCCAGCAGGTCCGACGAGGCCTGCATGATGGTACGGATGAAGGACCACCCGGCCCAGGCCACCACCACCGCTTTGGCCGTGGCTTTGACCAGCTCCACCAGGGCCCGGGCCGAGAAGAGCCGCTTGAGGTGCGCGATGGGGTCGATGCGGGAGAGGGTAGGCGTCAGAGGGGTGCCCGAGGCGACGAAGCCCACCTGGAGCACCTGCGAGGCCAGCCCCGCCAGCATGACGGCCCCCGTCAACGGTACCAGCCCCCGCATGGCCGTGAGGCCCAGGTAGCCCATCTGGCGCACGCGATCCACCGTCAGTTCCTGCTGCCACAACAACCCGCCCCACAGCTCGGTGGCCAGCGACCGGGCGTCGGCCGTCAAGAGTCCGGCCACGCCCTTGGCCGCCAGGGCGCCCGCCAGCGCCACCACGGCCATCGACAGATCCATGCTCCGCGCCACCTGGCCTCGGCGACGAGCCTCCTGACGCCGGCGCGGCGTGGGGGCCTCGGTGCGCTCCCCGTCGGCGAAGCGCTGGAGGTCGAAGTCCAGCGGCGACTCGACGGCCATGCCCCCGCTCAACGGGGCGCCAGGCCCTGCATCGTGCGCAGCACCCATCCCCACAGCTCCCCGTTGCGTCCAAAGGTCCCCGCCAGCAGGCCGACGATCCCCGGCAGCGCCAGCAGCAGCACCGCGAAGCCCAGCACGATCTTGGCGGGAAAGCCTACCACGAAGACGTTGAGCTGCGGCACCGCCCTGGCCACCACGGCCAGGGCGACGTCGGCCAGGAACAGCGCCGCCATCACCGGGGCGGCGAGCCGCACCCCCAAGACGAACGCCGCCGCGAAGGCCCCGACGATCCCTTCGAGCACCCCAGGGCCGGTCGCCCCCGCACCGGGGGGCACCACGACCAAGCTCTGCGCCAGAGCCCGCAGCATCTCGTGATGGCCGTCGACCCCGAAGAAGATGAGGGTGGCCAGGAGCATCTGGAACTGGCCGATGACCGGGGTCTCCTGGCCCAGGGTGGGATCGACCACGTTGACGACGCTGAAGCCCATCGGCAGGTCCACCAGCTGCCCGGCCAGCAAGGCGGCGGCCATCAGGGCGTTGACCCCGAAAGCCATGACCAGCCCGGTGGCCACCTCCTTGCCCACCGCGTAGGCCCACACGGCCCAGGCCGGCCCAGTCGCCCCGCCGGCTCCCGGCAGGACCACCCCGGGGGACCCCGCCGCCAGCGGCACCATCAGCAAGGCGGCGAGCCCCGAGAGCCCGAGGCGCACCAGTGGCGGCACCCCCGGCTGCGCGAAGACCGGCCGAGCCGCCAGCACGAGCGTCGAGGTGCGCACCCAGATGAGGCCGAAGGCGGCCAGGGCCTCCATGCCTCCTCGGGTCCCCCCTCAGCCGATGTAGGCGGTCAGGTTGCCCAGCAGTCGGTTGGCGAAGTCCAGCATGACCCGCATCATCCACGAGCCGAAGACCAGCATGGCGACGAAGACGGCCAGGATCTTGGGCACGAAGGCCAGGGTCTGCTCCTGGATCTGCGTCGTGGCCATCAGCAGGCTCACCACGAGCCCCACCAGCAGCCCCAGGCCCACCATCGGCCCCGAAACCAGCAGGATCGTCACGATGGCGTCGCGCCCCAGCGCCAGCAGGGTCGCCTCGTTCATGCTCGCACCCCCCGCGTGCCGTCCGCCTCACCGCACACTGGTCAACAGCGCCCGGGTGATCAGGTGCCACCCGTCGACCATGACGAAGAGCAACACCTTGAAAGGCAACGAGATCATGACCGGCGGCAGCATCAACATGCCCATGGACATTAAGGTGCTGGCCACGATCATGTCGATAACCAGGAAGGGGACGAAGAGCACGAAGCCGATTTGAAAGGCGGTCTTCAGCTCGCTGATGA
This genomic interval from Limnochorda sp. LNt contains the following:
- the flhB gene encoding flagellar biosynthesis protein FlhB encodes the protein MGAAHDAGPGAPLSGGMAVESPLDFDLQRFADGERTEAPTPRRRQEARRRGQVARSMDLSMAVVALAGALAAKGVAGLLTADARSLATELWGGLLWQQELTVDRVRQMGYLGLTAMRGLVPLTGAVMLAGLASQVLQVGFVASGTPLTPTLSRIDPIAHLKRLFSARALVELVKATAKAVVVAWAGWSFIRTIMQASSDLLAMGIADATAFVADLAYQQLLRMGLVLLVIGGLDYAYQRWEYEQSLKMSRHELLDELKQTEGDPHVRGRIRSRMRQLLSQRMMQRVPRASVVVTNPTHVAVALEYEEARMEAPVVVAKGQEWLARRIAEVARQHGVPVVENPPLAWALFEGVPVGQAIPPRLYRAVAEVLAYVYRLRQLGPRAAGRPVWRAPVEEA
- a CDS encoding flagellar biosynthetic protein FliR: MEALAAFGLIWVRTSTLVLAARPVFAQPGVPPLVRLGLSGLAALLMVPLAAGSPGVVLPGAGGATGPAWAVWAYAVGKEVATGLVMAFGVNALMAAALLAGQLVDLPMGFSVVNVVDPTLGQETPVIGQFQMLLATLIFFGVDGHHEMLRALAQSLVVVPPGAGATGPGVLEGIVGAFAAAFVLGVRLAAPVMAALFLADVALAVVARAVPQLNVFVVGFPAKIVLGFAVLLLALPGIVGLLAGTFGRNGELWGWVLRTMQGLAPR
- the fliQ gene encoding flagellar biosynthesis protein FliQ gives rise to the protein MNEATLLALGRDAIVTILLVSGPMVGLGLLVGLVVSLLMATTQIQEQTLAFVPKILAVFVAMLVFGSWMMRVMLDFANRLLGNLTAYIG